The region aaaatccagGGATGTTTTCCGCATGGAGCTCACAGCCAGAGGATCTTTGCTTCTCACTTTCTGTAGCTCCTGCTTGGCTtttaattattcttcctttttttgcagcAAAGTGGTGTCAGTTCAGCTCTACAGCCCCCAACCTTATCTTCAAAGGAAAGGCACTCAACTTCAGAGTGACCATCCATCTTCTGGCTCTGCATCCTTCTGCGTATAGCTCCATGGGCTGAGTGAAGAAAGCAAGGCCTCAGTTATCCAGTAATTGGTGACCAGAAAGCAACATAACATCACCCAGGCCAAAAATCACAATTCCCTATTACCGAGTCTCCTGCAGACACGGAGTACACGCCTAGCGATCAGAAAAAGCTCATGTCACCTGAGCAGCTGTATGGGAGCTCAGATTCCCTGCACAACTTACACAGTGTCCCTACTGGGTATTCAATTCCCTCTGCCATAGTCATTTCTAGGATATCTAGAAGCAGAGCATGTcttcctgggatggaggcagtCTACTTTCTAATTTCAGTAACATTCCTTCCCAATGTGTGATTGTTTTCATGTCTCCATATTAATAGTCTCAGACATATAACAAAAGGTAAAGATGGTGCTGTTTATACTGTAGGCAGGTCAACAAGAGACCACATGCAACGATAGACCACAGCCATGTGGCTGTAGAGTTTCAAGGCTTTAGgtgcaaagataaaagaaacctGAGGCAGATCCATTCTGTAAGAAATGTCAATGAATAATGGGTTTAACTCTGGAATTCAGAGTGATGTGGACAACGAGTTTTTCTTCTGAACAAAGATTAAGCTGAAGAGAgtaaaggtattttgagagaagtgattgaaaaaagtttttggtgatagatgttctcaggagaaataataaaagaactggCAGTCACTCCCAAAGGGAACTTGTTCTTGGAAAATACAGctttgaggaggagaaagaacacatATT is a window of Vulpes vulpes isolate BD-2025 chromosome 7, VulVul3, whole genome shotgun sequence DNA encoding:
- the LOC140599507 gene encoding beta-defensin 107A-like, which encodes MSGAMIIFFLVSAALILLAHIFSAHGAIRRRMQSQKMDGHSEVECLSFEDKVGGCRAELTPLCCKKRKNN